The sequence TACGTAGGCAGACGTGTAAACCATAAATTACGATAGTTCAGTATTATTAGTGTTATAAGGCTCGACTAAAAAATTAAAATATAATCCAAAAATATACCCCCTCCAAATTTAAAATTTAGAGGGGGTATCAATCTAGTGGAGACGCAGGGAGTTGAACCCTGGTCCAGTCAAGGAAAACGTCGCGCTTTCTACATGCTTAGTGGTGATTAGGGTTGTCGGGCGGCAGACTGGCTCACCACTGGCCTATCTGACACCTTACGTTGTTTTGTCTCGCTTCTTGTCACAACGATTAACGAAGCCAGCGCTGCAGATCGACGCCTCCTGATCCAACCGGCAGCACGTAGGTCGGGGAGACGATGGCATTTGCTAAATCCTCCGGATTAAGCAGCCATGGCGTAGTTATACTCGCCAGTTATTGTTTTGGTGATTTGTTTGGACGGGAACTGTCACCCACTCCCGGCATGCTTACACGCGCTTTCAGCAAGCTGTCAATTCCAGTCGCCCCCAGGTTGTGTACCGATATAACCCGGCGCTACGGCCAAAAGTTTCACCCGCCTGCCCCCGTTCGGCGGCTTACGTGTCGCCCAAAAGAGACTACGCTGCCGGTAGGCTAAATTTGTTTAAACCATATTAAACAAAAAGCGTTAACTTGACTGACGTTTCCTCTTCCCCGTAACAGCTTGCCATACGGGCTCCGGCCCACCGAAGGCCATGATCCTTACGCCTTTTGAAACCAGCCTCTACAGGCAACTGGCTCGCTTCTTCGGCGACTATGAATTCGCCTTGCTGCCTGAAAAAAAGCAGTTCCGCCGCATCACACCTACCGGCTTCCAAAACGTTATCCTGTCACCGTCTTACTACGGCGACACCACGCTGCTCGACGTCAACTTCGGCTGTCGCAATGAGCAGGTCGAGCAGATTGCCCAGCAGTTTCTGCCCACCCTCACCGATTTCCGGGCCGACGCCAACACGCTGCTCATCTCGATTGGCAAGTACCAGCAGGTGACACCCCCGCGCTACAGCATCCGCTCCGACTTCGAGCTGGAAAGCGTATGCCGCCAAATCATGGAGTTCTTCACAAACGGCGGCTTCCAGCAGCTCAACGACACCTGTTCGCTCCGCAGCCTCGACCGCATCCTGAACGACGATCCGGCGCATCCCTGCCCTTACGTATATAACCAGACGTTCCGCTGTTACAAGGGGCTCACCGTCGCCAGCCTGACGCACAATCCGCATTTTCTCGGCCTGATCGACCTCTACCGGCACCAACTCGACCGGCAGTCGCCCAACGCTTACGAACAAATCAACTTCGACCGCCTCGTTTCGTATCTACAGCACTATTCGGCGAATTAGGGGAAAGGAAGGGCTAGGTATCAGTCATACACACGCGCCAGCCCCTTTCCTCATTTCACAAACCCAGCGATGGCATCCGCGACGGCGGGGAGAATGGCGCTGTTGGGGGCGGTGTAGCTGGCGACGTTACCGGCGCGGTCGGCGGGACCAGCTTTCAGAACGTGATTCATGCCGTCAATAAGCAGCAGTTGGGCGTCGGGGCGGGCGGCTTTGAGGCGTTCGACCTCGCTCACGGGCACCTGAATGTCGTGCCGCCCCTGAATAAGCAGCACCCGTCCTTTGTAGGCCTGTAGGCTCCGGGCGGGGTCGTACCGCATCCACGAGATCAGGTATGGCTGGTTGATGGGGCTAAACAAACTGGCCAGTGGAGCTACCGGCTGCTGCACACGCAGGCCCGCCCGCAGGGAGTCGAGGTCGCGGTGGGCGAGGGCGAGGTCGTTGCCCGTCAGGCCCCCGTCGGCAACCTGCGTTTTCAGGACGTCGGCGATGTTTTGCCCCGCCCCGGCAATCGACACAAACCGATCGACGTTGGTTTGTGCCGCCGCCAGCATCCCCACCAGCGACCCTTCGGAATGCCCCGCCACGATCACCCGCGAAAACCGCTTGTCGGCCTGCAACTGCCGGATCAGGCCAACGGCGTCGCTCACCACGTAGTCGAACGACAGCCCCGGTTTGATTAGTTGCGTGGCCGCGATAAAGCTGTTGGTGCCGCTGAGTCGTTTGTCGTAGCGCAGCACCGCCACCCCCCGCCGGGCGAGGCTGTCGGCCAGTTGGCGGTACATGTTGAGGGTGAGGCCCGGCGCGTTGCCGTTGCGGTCGGTGGGGCCGCTACCCGCAATCAGCAGCACAACCGGCAGGGGCTGGGTGGCGTTGGCGGGCAGGGTGAGTGTGCCGCCCAGCGTGACACTGACGCCCGCCGGTTGGGTGATGGGGTAGCTGACGGGCTCTTCGGTCTGGGCGAGCGCGTGGCCGGCGCCGGCCATCAGCAGCAACCCCACGCACAGGCCCTGCTTAAAGAGCCGGTAGGAATACGCCACCGGGATGAGGGCGAGCACCATCGGCACCCCAACGGCCAGCCCGATCTTGAACGACAGGGGCAGGAAGAAGTTGATGACCAACGCCAGCAGCCCACCCGCTACCCAGAGCTTGCCCGCAAGGCGGTGCGTTTTGCGCCAGTTGACCTCGCTGTTGAGCGTCCAGGGCGTGCGAATGCCCACGAGGTAGTTTCTGGGTACGTTCAGCAGGACGTTGCCAATGCCCGCAAACAGCAGAAAAACCGTCGAGAGAATCAGGTTGATTACGGCGGCACCGGTTTGCTGGGTGTGGATGATGTAGAGAATGACCGAAGCCAGCCCCACCAGAAAGACGGTCATTGTGAGGCGCATCGGCCCGTAGATCGTCGGGGTGAGGTGG comes from Fibrella aestuarina BUZ 2 and encodes:
- a CDS encoding alpha/beta fold hydrolase, with the protein product MSSSTNLPTPSPRPEWVFIALTALPLLYLALIYNQLPADVATHFGPSGQPNGYSTKEGLAVGMAVGMALLYGLLRVLPSIDPTGHLTPTIYGPMRLTMTVFLVGLASVILYIIHTQQTGAAVINLILSTVFLLFAGIGNVLLNVPRNYLVGIRTPWTLNSEVNWRKTHRLAGKLWVAGGLLALVINFFLPLSFKIGLAVGVPMVLALIPVAYSYRLFKQGLCVGLLLMAGAGHALAQTEEPVSYPITQPAGVSVTLGGTLTLPANATQPLPVVLLIAGSGPTDRNGNAPGLTLNMYRQLADSLARRGVAVLRYDKRLSGTNSFIAATQLIKPGLSFDYVVSDAVGLIRQLQADKRFSRVIVAGHSEGSLVGMLAAAQTNVDRFVSIAGAGQNIADVLKTQVADGGLTGNDLALAHRDLDSLRAGLRVQQPVAPLASLFSPINQPYLISWMRYDPARSLQAYKGRVLLIQGRHDIQVPVSEVERLKAARPDAQLLLIDGMNHVLKAGPADRAGNVASYTAPNSAILPAVADAIAGFVK